In Verrucomicrobiota bacterium, the following are encoded in one genomic region:
- a CDS encoding carbon-nitrogen hydrolase has translation MKLALLQTRDHGSPAANLENALSAIRQAAEEGAEVAVLPELFLTAYFCATQDHSRFGLAEPIPGPTTEKLGQVAAECEVVIVASLFEARGPGLYHNSAAVLDADGSFLGLYRKAHIPQDPGFEEKFYFTPGDTGYRVFQTRYGKIGVLLCWDQWYPEAARLTAMQGAEVLLYPTAIGWLPEEKADWGPSQHQAWETVQKAHAIANGCYLAAVNRVGIESGTEFWGQSFGVDPFGQLLVRGSSDREERLLMDTSLAAMEEIRQIWPFFRDRRIDTYGDLTKRWEE, from the coding sequence ATGAAACTCGCTCTCCTCCAGACACGTGACCATGGCTCCCCAGCGGCCAACCTGGAAAACGCCCTCAGCGCCATTCGCCAAGCGGCCGAGGAGGGAGCGGAAGTCGCCGTGCTCCCCGAGCTCTTTCTCACTGCCTACTTCTGCGCCACCCAGGACCACTCCCGTTTCGGCCTGGCGGAGCCCATCCCTGGCCCCACCACGGAGAAGCTCGGCCAAGTGGCAGCCGAGTGTGAAGTCGTCATCGTGGCCAGCCTTTTTGAAGCGCGCGGACCCGGGCTCTACCACAACAGCGCCGCGGTCCTGGATGCGGATGGCTCTTTCCTCGGCCTCTACCGGAAAGCACACATCCCGCAGGATCCGGGCTTTGAAGAGAAATTCTACTTCACCCCGGGGGATACTGGCTACCGGGTCTTCCAAACGCGCTACGGAAAGATCGGGGTCCTCCTCTGCTGGGACCAGTGGTATCCCGAGGCAGCGCGCCTGACCGCCATGCAGGGGGCCGAAGTTCTCCTCTACCCGACTGCGATTGGTTGGCTTCCAGAGGAAAAAGCGGACTGGGGCCCGTCCCAGCACCAAGCCTGGGAAACAGTCCAAAAAGCCCACGCCATCGCCAACGGCTGCTACCTGGCCGCAGTCAACCGGGTGGGCATCGAAAGCGGCACCGAATTCTGGGGACAGAGCTTCGGGGTCGACCCCTTTGGCCAACTCCTCGTGCGTGGGTCCTCTGATCGAGAAGAACGGCTCCTGATGGACACCAGCCTGGCCGCCATGGAGGAAATCCGCCAGATCTGGCCCTTTTTTCGCGATCGAAGGATCGACACCTACGGTGACCTGACCAAGCGGTGGGAGGAATAG